In a single window of the Mesoplodon densirostris isolate mMesDen1 chromosome 18, mMesDen1 primary haplotype, whole genome shotgun sequence genome:
- the KCNJ16 gene encoding inward rectifier potassium channel 16 yields the protein MSYYGSSYPIVNVDPKYPGYPQEHVLAEKRRARRRLLHKDGSCNVYFKHIFGEWGSYVVDIFTTLVDTKWRHMFVIFSLSYILSWLIFGSIFWLIAFHHGDLLNDPDITPCVDNVHSFTGAFLFSLETQTTIGYGYRCVTEECSAAVLTVILQSILSCIINTFIIGAALAKMATARKRAQTIRFSYFALIGMRDRKLCLMWRIGEFRPNHVVEGTVRAQLLRYTEDSDGRMTMAFKDLKLVNDQIILVTPVTIVHEIDHESPLYALDRKAVAKDNFEILVTFIYTGDSTGTSHQSRSSYVPREILWGHRFNDVLEVKRKYYKVNCLQFEGSVEVYAPFCSAKQLDWKDQQIHNMGKGPPAQGPSASDTKVRRRSFSAVAIVSSCENPEETTTSTTDECKEAPYQKALLTLNRISVESQM from the coding sequence ATGAGCTATTACGGCAGCAGCTACCCGATCGTGAACGTGGACCCCAAATACCCAGGCTACCCCCAGGAGCACGTTCTAGCCGAGAAGCGAAGAGCAAGGAGACGTCTCCTCCATAAAGACGGCAGCTGTAACGTGTACTTCAAGCACATTTTTGGAGAATGGGGCAGCTACGTGGTGGACATCTTCACCACCCTCGTAGACACCAAGTGGCGCCATATGTTTGTGATCTTCTCTTTATCTTACATTCTCTCCTGGTTGATATTTGGCTCTATCTTTTGGCTGATAGCCTTTCATCACGGAGATCTGTTGAATGATCCTGACATCACGCCTTGTGTGGACAACGTCCATTCCTTCACGGGGGCGTTTTTATTCTCCCTGGAGACCCAAACCACCATCGGTTATGGTTACCGCTGTGTCACCGAGGAATGTTCTGCGGCCGTGCTCACCGTGATCCTTCAGTCCATCTTAAGCTGCATTATAAATACCTTCATCATTGGGGCTGCCTTGGCCAAAATGGCAACcgccaggaagagagcccagaCCATTCGGTTCAGCTACTTTGCCCTCATCGGCATGAGAGACAGGAAGCTTTGCCTCATGTGGCGCATTGGTGAATTCCGCCCCAACCACGTGGTAGAAGGCACGgtcagggcccagctgctccgctacACAGAAGACAGCGACGGGCGGATGACGATGGCATTTAAGGACCTAAAGTTAGTCAATGACCAGATCATCCTTGTCACACCAGTAACGATCGTTCATGAAATTGACCATGAGAGCCCTCTGtatgcccttgaccgaaaagccGTGGCCAAAGATAACTTCGAGATTTTGGTGACATTTATCTATACTGGTGACTCTACTGGGACTTCTCACCAATCCAGGAGTTCCTACGTTCCCCGAGAAATTCTCTGGGGCCATAGGTTTAATGATGTCTTGGAAGTGAAGAGAAAGTATTACAAAGTGAACTGCTTACAGTTCGAGGGAAGCGTGGAAGTCTATGCTCCCTTTTGCAGCGCCAAGCAACTGGACTGGAAAGACCAGCAGATCCACAACATGGGAAAAGGCCCGCCAGCCCAAGGACCCAGCGCATCAGACACCAAGGTCAGAAGAAGGTCATTTAGCGCCGTTGCCATTGTCAGCAGCTGTGAAAACCCAGAGGAGACCACCACCTCTACCACGGATGAGTGTAAGGAAGCACCTTATCAGAAAGCTCTCCTGACTTTAAATAGAATCTCTGTAGAATCCCAGATGTAG